A single Terriglobia bacterium DNA region contains:
- the thrB gene encoding homoserine kinase, with product MPQRGSVRVPATSANLGCAFDCAALALNLYLDIHVTRRSDLGVSVHYKGTNPDRIPSDENNLIASSMKKILQRWGNDYGFDLEINNQIPVGVGLGSSAAAIVGAIAAAHWLTERALYDNEMVSLATEIEGHPDNVAAAWHGGFTVAMQEKQRVVAYSSPVPDLFHLVLVIPNYALATEKARAVLPAQYSRADATHNIQRAAVLSAQMFSGKVDFHPGLFDDRLHQPYRAELMPGLSEVLALKHSSLLGLCLSGAGPSILAFTKTHAPEVGEAICRVLREKGVESSYSILLPDNRGAKGWSLPV from the coding sequence ATGCCCCAGCGCGGTTCAGTACGAGTTCCTGCCACCAGCGCCAATCTGGGATGTGCCTTTGACTGTGCGGCGCTGGCCCTGAACCTTTACCTCGACATCCACGTAACGCGGCGGTCTGACCTCGGCGTCAGTGTCCACTACAAGGGCACGAATCCGGACAGAATCCCTTCCGACGAAAATAATCTGATTGCCTCCAGCATGAAGAAGATCCTGCAGCGATGGGGCAACGACTACGGATTCGACCTGGAAATCAACAATCAGATTCCGGTAGGCGTGGGACTGGGATCCAGCGCGGCAGCTATTGTTGGCGCCATCGCAGCGGCCCACTGGCTTACGGAGCGGGCGCTTTACGATAACGAGATGGTTTCACTCGCGACCGAGATTGAAGGGCACCCGGACAATGTTGCGGCGGCGTGGCACGGAGGTTTCACCGTGGCGATGCAGGAGAAGCAGCGCGTGGTGGCCTATTCTTCTCCCGTACCGGACTTGTTCCACCTGGTGCTGGTGATTCCCAATTACGCGCTTGCTACAGAAAAGGCCCGCGCCGTGTTGCCGGCCCAATATTCACGGGCAGATGCAACTCACAACATCCAGAGGGCCGCAGTGCTGTCAGCACAGATGTTTTCAGGCAAGGTGGATTTCCACCCGGGTCTCTTTGACGACCGCCTGCACCAGCCCTACCGCGCGGAGTTGATGCCCGGCCTGAGTGAAGTTCTTGCGTTGAAACACTCGAGCTTGCTGGGCCTGTGCCTGAGCGGCGCCGGACCATCGATTCTGGCGTTCACCAAAACACACGCACCTGAGGTGGGCGAGGCCATCTGCCGGGTCTTGCGAGAAAAAGGCGTGGAGTCGAGTTACTCCATTCTCCTGCCCGACAATCGAGGCGCCAAAGGCTGGAGCCTGCCTGTCTGA
- the thrC gene encoding threonine synthase: MSYLKFLECRQCGQTYQIEPIAACENCWAPLEVVYDYKRIRAEVPRTQVESRLPTMWRYKELLPVTGEPAVGHSTGFTPLVAAPRLAKALGVRELYLKNDAVNFPTLSFKDRVVAVALSKAREFGFETVGCSSTGNLANSVAAQAAAGGFKSFIFVPADLEPEKLINTQIYGATLVKVSGNYDQVNRLCSEISQKYSWGMVNVNLRTYYSEGSKTFGYEIAEQLGWRVPQNIVVPMAGGSLITKIHKAFGEFKKLGWIEPAATRFYGAQATGCSPITTAARNGTCEIVPQKPNTIVKSLAIGNPADGFYASKVIQETGGAGEDVSDPEVVEGIRSLAETEGFFAETAGGVTVAVARKLIRNGTLNPDESTVLAITGNGLKTIGAVREAISAEEAIRPKLADFEDRYLKLHAAASA; this comes from the coding sequence GTGAGCTATCTCAAATTTTTGGAATGCCGACAGTGCGGGCAGACTTATCAGATTGAGCCAATCGCTGCCTGCGAAAATTGCTGGGCACCCCTGGAAGTGGTTTACGATTACAAGCGGATCCGGGCGGAAGTCCCCCGAACACAGGTGGAATCGCGACTGCCCACGATGTGGCGTTATAAGGAACTACTGCCCGTGACCGGCGAGCCTGCTGTGGGACACTCAACGGGGTTCACGCCCCTGGTAGCGGCTCCGCGTCTTGCCAAGGCACTGGGAGTACGGGAATTGTACCTTAAGAACGACGCCGTCAACTTCCCCACCCTTTCCTTCAAAGATCGCGTGGTTGCCGTAGCACTTAGCAAGGCGCGAGAGTTTGGCTTTGAGACCGTTGGATGCTCTTCGACCGGAAACCTGGCAAACTCCGTTGCCGCACAGGCGGCAGCGGGTGGGTTCAAGAGTTTTATTTTCGTTCCGGCTGATCTGGAACCGGAAAAACTCATCAACACACAAATTTACGGCGCCACTCTGGTGAAGGTGAGCGGGAATTACGACCAGGTGAACCGGCTCTGCAGCGAAATCTCACAGAAGTACTCATGGGGGATGGTGAACGTCAACCTGCGTACTTACTACTCTGAAGGCTCGAAGACTTTCGGCTATGAAATCGCGGAGCAACTTGGCTGGCGGGTACCACAGAACATTGTGGTTCCTATGGCCGGTGGATCGCTGATCACAAAAATCCACAAGGCCTTTGGAGAGTTCAAGAAGCTCGGGTGGATTGAGCCGGCGGCAACCAGGTTTTACGGGGCCCAGGCCACTGGATGTTCTCCCATCACCACGGCTGCCCGGAACGGTACCTGCGAAATCGTCCCGCAGAAGCCGAACACGATCGTAAAATCTCTCGCGATCGGCAACCCGGCTGACGGCTTTTATGCTTCCAAGGTGATCCAGGAGACCGGCGGCGCGGGGGAGGATGTTTCAGACCCCGAAGTGGTTGAAGGCATTCGATCGCTGGCCGAGACTGAGGGCTTTTTCGCGGAAACCGCGGGCGGTGTGACCGTGGCCGTGGCGCGCAAGCTCATCCGAAATGGCACTTTGAATCCCGATGAATCAACAGTGCTGGCGATAACCGGAAACGGACTGAAAACCATTGGGGCCGTAAGGGAAGCCATCAGCGCCGAGGAAGCAATCCGGCCGAAGCTGGCGGATTTCGAGGACCGTTACCTCAAACTTCACGCGGCGGCAAGCGCCTGA
- a CDS encoding cation-translocating P-type ATPase, whose translation MANWYQIDPQSAAKELGSNPVTGLTRVEATRRLSEFGRNELEESGARGPWLIFLDQLKELMVVILIIAAIVSALLGDYNDAIAIGAIVILNAVLGFSQEYRAEKAMAALKKLAVPTVKVRRDGEISEISAKELVPGDVVLLEAGNSVAADCRVLESANLQTQEAALTGESLPVGKTSAALLQPDLALADRHNMVYLGTHVTSGRGEALVAETGMRTELGRIAGMIQAVRQEATPLQKRLVQLGKILAAAALLIVLLIFALGWLRGEDLKVLFLTAVSIAVAAVPEGLPAIMTIALTLGAQRMLKRRILIRKLSAVEALGSVTVICSDKTGTLTENRMAATSFQLADHRVELQNRGSDDYRKEFPELRQPGFDLMLAGAALCNDAVMRSTDGSSKQSGPLGDPTETALVVAAARTGLLKPELDLSLPRIAEAPFTSERKRMTTVHRYDSDRADLPPAVHQACHMRPAFYIAFTKGAVDVLLGLSDTVWLSDQQEPLNGAWRDRLSAENDNLAANGMRVLGVAYRCLAAAPPKGDVEDVERNLTFVGMIGMIDPPRQEAAAAVSTCKAAGIRPMMITGDHPLTARYIASQLGISDGGTVVTGTQLERTSPAELAQLTESAAVYARVSPEHKLQIVEGLHRRGHIVAMTGDGVNDAPALKKADIGIAMGITGTDVSKEAADMVLLDDNFASIVAAVEEGRVIYDNIRKFIRYILATNSGEIWLMLASPFLGMPLPLLPLQILWMNLVTDGLPALALGVEPAESDVMRRPPRPPQESMFARGLGRHTLWVGVLMGILSLAVGYEYWKAHDPAWQTMVFTTLTLSQMAHVMAIRSERWSVFEIGLKSNLPLLGAVGLTVVLQLALIYVPFLQPIFKTVALPVPDLLLTAAVSSIVLAAVELEKWVTRRQSIAP comes from the coding sequence ATGGCCAATTGGTACCAGATCGATCCACAGTCCGCGGCAAAAGAACTGGGGAGTAATCCCGTCACCGGTCTGACCAGGGTTGAAGCCACACGGCGGCTCTCCGAGTTCGGCCGCAATGAACTTGAAGAGAGCGGAGCCAGGGGCCCCTGGCTGATTTTCCTCGATCAGTTGAAGGAACTGATGGTGGTCATCCTGATCATCGCTGCCATAGTCTCCGCTCTACTCGGCGACTACAATGATGCCATTGCCATCGGGGCCATCGTGATCCTCAACGCGGTCCTCGGCTTTTCCCAGGAGTATCGAGCGGAAAAGGCGATGGCGGCCCTGAAGAAGCTGGCCGTACCAACAGTGAAAGTGCGGCGGGACGGAGAAATTAGCGAGATCTCCGCCAAGGAACTCGTTCCCGGCGACGTCGTCCTGCTCGAGGCGGGTAACTCTGTTGCCGCTGATTGCCGTGTTCTAGAAAGCGCGAATCTCCAGACTCAGGAAGCCGCTCTGACCGGCGAGTCACTGCCCGTCGGGAAAACAAGCGCGGCGCTTCTGCAACCCGATCTGGCGCTCGCTGACCGCCACAACATGGTTTACCTGGGGACCCACGTAACCTCAGGGCGAGGAGAAGCTCTTGTTGCGGAAACCGGCATGCGGACGGAATTGGGGCGGATCGCCGGCATGATCCAGGCCGTGCGGCAGGAAGCCACGCCGCTGCAAAAGCGTCTAGTGCAGCTCGGAAAGATCCTGGCTGCGGCGGCGTTATTAATCGTCCTTCTGATCTTCGCCCTTGGCTGGCTTCGGGGTGAAGACCTGAAGGTCCTTTTTCTGACTGCCGTCAGCATTGCTGTTGCTGCCGTGCCGGAGGGTCTGCCAGCCATCATGACCATCGCTTTGACACTGGGCGCCCAGCGCATGCTGAAGCGCAGGATTTTGATCCGCAAGCTTTCTGCTGTCGAAGCCCTGGGATCCGTTACGGTGATCTGTTCGGACAAGACCGGAACGTTGACCGAAAACCGGATGGCTGCGACCTCTTTCCAGCTTGCCGATCACAGGGTAGAATTGCAAAACCGCGGCTCGGACGACTACCGCAAGGAGTTTCCTGAACTCAGGCAGCCTGGATTCGACCTGATGCTCGCAGGAGCCGCGTTATGTAATGACGCCGTGATGCGGTCAACCGACGGCAGTTCGAAGCAGTCTGGCCCTCTGGGTGATCCTACCGAAACCGCTCTGGTTGTGGCGGCAGCCCGGACAGGTCTCCTGAAGCCGGAGTTGGATCTCTCACTGCCGAGAATTGCCGAAGCCCCCTTCACGTCTGAACGCAAACGAATGACAACAGTCCACCGTTACGATTCCGATCGCGCGGACCTCCCTCCGGCAGTTCACCAGGCCTGCCACATGAGGCCTGCCTTCTATATCGCCTTCACCAAGGGAGCGGTTGATGTTCTCCTGGGCCTTTCGGATACCGTCTGGCTCAGCGACCAGCAAGAGCCTTTGAACGGCGCCTGGCGTGACCGGCTCTCTGCTGAGAACGACAACCTGGCGGCCAACGGGATGCGCGTGCTCGGCGTGGCCTATCGCTGCCTGGCTGCTGCCCCGCCCAAAGGCGATGTGGAAGATGTGGAACGCAATCTCACCTTTGTTGGCATGATTGGAATGATTGATCCGCCCCGGCAGGAAGCCGCGGCTGCGGTCAGCACCTGTAAGGCGGCCGGCATCCGGCCAATGATGATCACCGGCGACCACCCTCTGACCGCCCGCTATATCGCCAGCCAGCTTGGAATCTCCGATGGCGGGACGGTCGTGACAGGCACGCAACTCGAGCGGACCTCGCCCGCGGAACTTGCGCAACTGACGGAATCCGCCGCGGTTTACGCAAGGGTTTCTCCGGAGCACAAGCTGCAGATCGTGGAGGGCCTTCACCGGCGCGGCCATATCGTCGCGATGACCGGTGATGGCGTGAACGATGCTCCGGCGCTGAAGAAAGCCGACATCGGCATCGCCATGGGAATAACGGGGACAGACGTTTCAAAGGAAGCTGCTGACATGGTGTTGCTGGATGACAACTTTGCCAGCATTGTCGCTGCTGTAGAAGAAGGCCGGGTGATCTATGACAACATCCGCAAATTCATCCGTTACATCCTGGCAACGAACTCGGGCGAAATCTGGCTGATGCTGGCATCCCCATTCCTGGGAATGCCCCTGCCTCTGCTTCCGCTCCAGATACTGTGGATGAACCTCGTGACGGACGGCCTGCCAGCCCTTGCCCTCGGCGTGGAACCGGCAGAGTCCGATGTGATGCGGCGCCCGCCGCGACCGCCGCAGGAGAGCATGTTCGCGCGCGGCCTGGGAAGGCACACTCTCTGGGTGGGAGTGCTGATGGGGATCCTTTCTCTCGCTGTCGGCTACGAGTACTGGAAGGCCCATGATCCCGCCTGGCAGACCATGGTATTCACGACCCTCACGCTCTCGCAAATGGCGCACGTTATGGCCATCCGGTCAGAGCGCTGGTCTGTTTTTGAAATCGGGCTGAAATCCAACCTGCCGCTCCTGGGCGCGGTAGGGCTGACGGTAGTCTTGCAGCTTGCCCTGATCTATGTGCCGTTCCTCCAACCGATTTTCAAAACGGTCGCCCTGCCGGTACCAGATCTACTGCTGACAGCCGCGGTTAGCTCGATAGTCCTCGCCGCCGTTGAGCTAGAGAAGTGGGTGACGCGCCGGCAGTCGATAGCTCCGTGA
- a CDS encoding glycoside hydrolase family 2 protein — MRLRVCLFLLSLLITLSSGLRAQASGNGTPLRLDLATGWKLQSSAQVPQQGDVISQEGFQPSGWYSTSVPSTVLAALVNNNLYRDPYFGMNLRKIPGTTYPIGKNFSNLPMPPDSPFNVPWWYRTSFPLPANFAGRQIWLHFGGINYRATIWLNGHQIAGPDQVVGMWRTYDFNVTDEALPGKTNSLAVEVTAQRADDLGITWVDWNPAPPDKDMGLWQGVTVTATGPVALRDPQVVTNFDLPSLDVAHLTVRAELANGSGDAVRGVLKGSIGDVSFQQEVELKPHETREVNFLPDHFSQLNFHNPRLWWPWQMGPQNLYHLEMEFEADGAESDSNETQFGIREITSKLNAHGYQEFMVNGKSILILGAGWAPDMMLRFDPGRTEEEIQYVKDMHLNTIRLEGKIIDKHFFDLCDRYGILVQAGWCCCDYWEKWKTWKPEDYTVAEDSLRDQIRRVRNHPCMLDWLYGSDNAPPPRVEKMYLQVLAESHWPNPYQSSATAQTTTLTGPSGLKMNGPYDWVPPNYWLLDTKNGGAFGFATEISPGPAVPPLSSLRMMMPAKDLWPINPVWDFHAGGGEFKSMGIFNKALDERYGQATGVADYAEKAQLMTYEGERAMFEGYRRNKFVSTGVIQWMLNTAWPGLIWHLYDYYLRPAGGYFGTKKACEPLHVQYSYDDRSVVVVNSDLSPYEKLAVGATVYDINLKKEFSRERSVNIAPNSSTRVFPIPKLQGLSTTYFIRLTLKDSAGKLASTNFYWLSTKPDVLDWSKTRWYYTPVSSYADFTALKDLPKVGLNLHATTRVDGPIEVTSVTVRNRSSHLAFFTHLRIDKGDRGPEILPVLWQDNYFELMPGEEREITASYSKDALRGATPYVAIDGWNVSAGSVAAEKE; from the coding sequence TTGCGATTACGTGTCTGCCTTTTCCTTCTTTCACTGCTGATCACGTTGAGTTCAGGTCTCCGAGCGCAAGCCTCGGGCAACGGCACGCCGCTTCGCCTGGATCTGGCCACGGGTTGGAAACTTCAGTCCTCCGCGCAAGTGCCGCAGCAGGGCGATGTCATTTCACAGGAAGGCTTCCAGCCCTCCGGCTGGTACTCAACCAGCGTTCCTTCCACTGTTCTGGCGGCGCTGGTTAACAACAACCTGTATCGCGATCCCTATTTCGGGATGAACCTTCGTAAGATTCCCGGCACCACCTACCCCATCGGCAAGAATTTTTCCAACCTTCCGATGCCGCCTGACAGCCCATTTAATGTGCCGTGGTGGTACCGGACCAGTTTCCCGCTGCCCGCGAACTTCGCCGGCAGGCAGATCTGGCTGCACTTTGGGGGCATCAACTATCGCGCCACCATCTGGCTGAACGGACACCAGATTGCAGGGCCCGACCAGGTGGTCGGCATGTGGCGAACCTATGATTTCAATGTGACGGACGAGGCCCTGCCGGGGAAAACGAATTCGCTTGCCGTCGAGGTTACCGCGCAGCGCGCCGACGATCTCGGCATCACCTGGGTGGACTGGAATCCGGCGCCCCCTGACAAGGACATGGGACTCTGGCAGGGAGTTACCGTGACAGCGACGGGGCCCGTGGCGTTGCGTGATCCTCAGGTGGTGACGAACTTCGACCTGCCGAGCCTCGATGTCGCACATCTGACCGTCCGCGCAGAGCTCGCAAATGGATCCGGTGATGCCGTCCGGGGCGTTCTAAAAGGAAGCATCGGCGATGTCAGCTTTCAGCAGGAGGTGGAACTGAAACCCCATGAAACGCGCGAGGTCAACTTCCTCCCGGACCATTTTTCGCAGCTCAATTTCCACAATCCCCGCCTGTGGTGGCCCTGGCAGATGGGGCCTCAAAATCTCTATCACCTGGAGATGGAATTTGAGGCTGACGGCGCGGAGTCGGATAGCAACGAGACCCAGTTCGGCATTCGTGAAATCACCTCCAAGCTGAATGCACATGGCTACCAGGAATTCATGGTGAACGGCAAATCCATCCTGATCCTGGGCGCCGGATGGGCCCCCGACATGATGCTTCGCTTCGATCCGGGAAGGACGGAAGAGGAAATCCAATACGTTAAGGACATGCACCTGAACACCATCCGCCTCGAAGGTAAGATTATTGACAAACATTTCTTCGACCTGTGCGACAGGTACGGAATTCTAGTGCAGGCGGGGTGGTGCTGCTGTGATTATTGGGAAAAGTGGAAGACCTGGAAACCGGAAGATTACACCGTGGCGGAAGACTCTCTGCGAGACCAGATCCGCCGCGTGCGAAATCATCCTTGCATGCTGGACTGGCTGTACGGAAGTGATAACGCGCCGCCTCCCCGCGTCGAGAAGATGTATTTGCAGGTACTGGCGGAATCCCACTGGCCGAATCCGTACCAGTCCTCGGCGACCGCGCAGACCACAACTCTGACCGGCCCCTCAGGATTAAAGATGAACGGTCCTTACGACTGGGTTCCGCCAAACTACTGGCTGTTGGATACGAAGAACGGAGGCGCCTTTGGGTTTGCGACGGAGATCAGCCCCGGTCCGGCTGTGCCGCCGCTATCCTCTCTGAGGATGATGATGCCCGCAAAAGACCTCTGGCCCATCAACCCCGTGTGGGACTTCCACGCAGGCGGGGGCGAATTTAAGAGCATGGGCATTTTTAATAAAGCACTCGATGAGCGTTACGGCCAGGCAACCGGGGTTGCAGATTACGCCGAGAAAGCGCAACTGATGACCTATGAAGGCGAGCGAGCCATGTTTGAGGGCTACCGCCGGAATAAATTTGTTTCTACGGGCGTGATCCAGTGGATGCTGAACACGGCTTGGCCGGGCTTGATCTGGCACCTCTACGACTATTATTTGCGGCCGGCGGGTGGATATTTCGGCACGAAGAAAGCGTGCGAACCGCTTCACGTCCAGTACTCCTATGATGACCGTTCCGTGGTGGTTGTTAACTCAGATTTGAGCCCGTATGAAAAGCTTGCGGTCGGCGCCACGGTTTATGACATCAATCTGAAAAAGGAATTCTCCCGGGAGCGAAGTGTCAACATCGCTCCAAACAGCAGCACGCGCGTTTTTCCCATTCCCAAGCTTCAGGGCCTCTCGACCACGTATTTCATCCGCCTGACCCTAAAGGATTCAGCCGGAAAACTGGCGAGCACAAACTTCTACTGGCTTTCCACAAAACCGGATGTTCTCGACTGGTCAAAGACCAGGTGGTACTACACGCCGGTCAGCAGCTATGCCGACTTCACGGCGCTGAAGGACCTGCCCAAGGTCGGCCTGAACCTCCATGCGACCACGCGTGTGGACGGCCCAATTGAGGTGACCAGCGTGACAGTCAGGAACCGATCTTCGCACCTGGCCTTTTTTACTCATCTCCGCATTGACAAGGGCGACCGCGGCCCAGAGATCCTCCCGGTGCTGTGGCAGGACAACTACTTTGAGCTGATGCCGGGCGAGGAGCGGGAGATTACTGCCAGCTACTCGAAGGATGCGTTACGAGGCGCCACGCCGTATGTGGCTATCGACGGCTGGAATGTTTCAGCCGGTTCCGTGGCAGCGGAGAAAGAGTAA
- a CDS encoding MoaD/ThiS family protein, protein MQITVRIPPPLRKYTDGAESVDTAAQNLGELFDGLDQKFPGIKKVLCAEDGTPQRFLNIYVNDEDIRFLGGSQYSFNDGDEILLIPAIAGGAAV, encoded by the coding sequence TTGCAGATCACAGTTCGTATTCCACCCCCGCTGAGAAAATACACCGATGGCGCCGAAAGCGTTGACACAGCGGCCCAGAATCTCGGTGAATTATTCGACGGGCTCGATCAGAAGTTTCCGGGCATCAAGAAGGTGCTTTGTGCCGAGGACGGCACGCCACAACGCTTTCTGAATATCTACGTCAATGATGAGGATATTCGCTTCCTGGGAGGCTCGCAGTACAGTTTTAATGATGGCGATGAGATACTGCTTATTCCTGCCATCGCCGGTGGCGCCGCAGTATAA
- a CDS encoding DNA methyltransferase: MKSKILNKTAQIIPGLFGPPAGNGRLLQERNRLPNHEGKSKVRESTIYFQPAETLYRKWPAPTCIIVDGPYGVAGFPGDLPAHGNLAEWYKPHIEQWSKYSTPRTTLWFWCTEIGWATVHPIFVRNEWEYRACHVWDKGMSHVAGNSNTQTLRKLPVVTEVCVQYIKPPRFEIAGCSLSMQDWLRYEWKRTGLPFHLANEACEVANAATRKYLTADHLWYYPPPEAFEKLARFANEHGRPEGKPYFSTDRLAPISATDWSKLRAKFKCEAGVTNVWREPQVSGIERIQGQRNGMRYKFASLHGSQKPRRLIELLIRTCTDESDVVWEPFGGLCPGAVVCCDLNRKYYAAEILPEFYAAAVERLNNHAKATRPSGEKRTR, translated from the coding sequence ATGAAGAGTAAAATCCTGAACAAAACTGCCCAAATCATCCCAGGTCTGTTCGGGCCTCCCGCAGGAAACGGCAGATTGCTGCAGGAGCGGAACCGTCTGCCGAACCATGAGGGAAAATCTAAGGTACGGGAATCAACCATATACTTCCAGCCAGCAGAGACCCTTTATCGCAAGTGGCCAGCTCCGACCTGCATCATCGTCGATGGGCCCTACGGAGTCGCTGGCTTTCCGGGAGATCTGCCCGCCCATGGTAACTTAGCTGAGTGGTACAAGCCGCATATCGAGCAATGGTCCAAGTATTCAACTCCGCGAACAACGCTTTGGTTCTGGTGTACTGAGATTGGCTGGGCAACTGTCCATCCTATATTCGTTCGGAATGAGTGGGAGTACCGCGCGTGTCACGTTTGGGATAAGGGAATGAGCCATGTCGCAGGTAACTCTAACACTCAGACACTGAGAAAACTGCCTGTTGTCACAGAGGTTTGCGTCCAATACATTAAGCCGCCGCGATTCGAAATTGCGGGCTGTAGTCTTTCTATGCAGGACTGGCTCCGCTACGAATGGAAACGCACGGGCCTTCCATTCCATCTGGCGAACGAAGCGTGCGAAGTCGCGAATGCTGCGACGCGCAAGTACCTTACTGCGGACCACCTGTGGTATTACCCGCCTCCGGAAGCGTTTGAAAAACTGGCTCGTTTTGCCAACGAGCACGGGAGGCCAGAAGGGAAACCCTACTTCAGCACCGACAGGTTAGCTCCTATCAGCGCAACCGACTGGTCGAAATTACGCGCCAAATTTAAGTGCGAAGCGGGCGTCACGAATGTGTGGCGCGAACCGCAAGTGTCTGGCATCGAGCGCATTCAGGGCCAGCGCAATGGAATGCGTTACAAATTCGCCAGTCTGCATGGCAGCCAGAAACCCCGCCGCCTAATCGAGCTACTCATCCGAACCTGCACCGATGAAAGTGACGTCGTTTGGGAGCCTTTCGGTGGCCTTTGTCCAGGAGCGGTTGTCTGCTGTGACCTTAACCGAAAATATTATGCGGCGGAAATACTCCCAGAGTTCTACGCCGCCGCCGTTGAAAGACTTAATAACCATGCCAAAGCGACCCGCCCTTCCGGTGAGAAAAGAACCCGATAA
- a CDS encoding P-II family nitrogen regulator codes for MTKVEAIIQPARFESVKQALIEIGIEGMTASEVRGHGRQKGHTEMYRGHEYRSDMLPKIKFEIVIDDKSVDAVLDAIIENASTGKIGDGKIFLSKIDDVIRIRSRERGVAAL; via the coding sequence ATGACGAAGGTCGAAGCGATAATTCAGCCTGCCAGATTCGAGTCTGTCAAACAGGCGTTGATTGAGATTGGCATAGAGGGAATGACGGCCTCGGAGGTGCGCGGCCACGGCCGGCAGAAAGGCCATACGGAAATGTATCGCGGTCACGAATACAGGTCCGATATGTTGCCGAAAATAAAATTCGAGATTGTGATAGACGATAAGAGCGTGGATGCCGTACTGGATGCCATCATTGAGAATGCTTCCACCGGGAAAATCGGCGATGGCAAAATTTTCCTTTCCAAGATCGACGATGTCATCCGGATCCGCAGTCGAGAGCGCGGGGTCGCAGCTCTATAG
- a CDS encoding ammonium transporter: MSATLREGPQLSMSEKLSRLRKRLRDPEWRQYGKILLGGKALGVGLVILVVMIGAGKFFTSAYAADTPVKAGDVINPVNTAWTLIAAFLVFGMQVGFTMLEAGFCRSRETVNVLVECVVDTCLCGILFYAVGFAFMFSHGNGFIGYHWFFLQNAPATYESTGVAFLAVWIFQFAFADTCSTITSGAMIGRTGFVGDLLYSICVTGFIYPIIGHWAWGPDGWLATMGSSGHFFSALGTGFHDFAGSTVVHTIGGFIALAGAIVLGPRLGRKFKRDGGAPMLPHDLTIAVTGGLILWFGWYGFNPGSTLSAMDFEGIGRVAANTTLAACAAGLTSILYGYLRNQKWDAGYTTNGFLAGLVAITCPCYWVSPTGSILLGGIAGVLVILGVDLLEWLRIDDPIGAVPVHGLCGIWGTLSLGLFACGSYGAPGPLAADNSAPLKGLFYGGGTHLLVAQAIGSAIVTSATFAIAMAVMLAVNATGTLRLSPEAELYGMDLHEHGISAYPEYQISPFAAPTGLAVQTDAATKASGLSAKSLARASVSPEELTP; the protein is encoded by the coding sequence ATGTCCGCCACTCTGAGAGAAGGCCCACAGCTTTCAATGTCAGAAAAACTCTCGCGACTGCGGAAGCGGTTGCGCGACCCTGAATGGCGCCAGTACGGGAAGATTTTGCTGGGCGGCAAGGCATTGGGAGTGGGACTCGTGATCCTCGTTGTGATGATTGGCGCCGGGAAATTTTTCACCAGCGCATACGCCGCTGACACGCCGGTAAAAGCAGGCGACGTGATTAACCCGGTGAACACTGCATGGACCCTCATCGCGGCGTTCCTGGTTTTCGGTATGCAAGTCGGCTTCACGATGCTTGAAGCCGGTTTCTGCCGCAGCCGCGAAACCGTTAACGTGCTCGTCGAATGCGTGGTAGATACTTGCCTCTGCGGCATCCTGTTCTACGCCGTAGGTTTCGCATTTATGTTCAGCCACGGCAATGGGTTCATCGGCTATCACTGGTTTTTTCTGCAGAACGCGCCCGCTACCTACGAAAGCACCGGTGTGGCATTTTTAGCGGTTTGGATATTCCAATTCGCATTTGCCGACACGTGTTCGACCATAACCTCCGGTGCGATGATTGGGAGGACCGGATTCGTCGGCGATCTTCTCTACAGCATCTGCGTCACGGGGTTTATTTACCCGATCATTGGACACTGGGCGTGGGGCCCCGACGGATGGCTGGCGACTATGGGAAGCTCCGGACATTTCTTCTCAGCCTTGGGGACGGGCTTCCATGATTTTGCGGGGTCGACAGTCGTCCATACGATAGGTGGATTCATCGCGTTGGCGGGCGCCATCGTTTTGGGTCCGCGCCTCGGACGGAAATTCAAACGCGACGGCGGCGCTCCGATGCTTCCCCATGATTTGACCATCGCCGTCACTGGCGGACTGATTCTGTGGTTCGGCTGGTACGGCTTCAACCCGGGAAGTACTCTATCCGCCATGGACTTTGAAGGCATCGGCCGGGTTGCAGCAAACACGACCCTGGCCGCGTGCGCTGCCGGCCTTACGTCCATCCTTTACGGCTATCTTAGGAACCAAAAATGGGATGCGGGCTATACCACGAACGGATTTCTGGCCGGACTCGTTGCAATTACCTGTCCCTGTTATTGGGTCAGCCCGACGGGCTCAATATTGCTGGGCGGAATCGCCGGAGTACTGGTCATTCTGGGAGTTGACTTGCTCGAATGGCTGCGAATCGACGATCCCATCGGCGCAGTTCCCGTCCATGGTCTTTGCGGTATTTGGGGAACCTTATCGCTCGGACTTTTTGCCTGTGGCAGTTATGGAGCCCCCGGACCTCTTGCCGCCGATAACTCTGCTCCTCTAAAGGGACTGTTTTACGGGGGCGGAACCCATTTGCTGGTTGCGCAAGCGATCGGTAGCGCAATCGTCACATCGGCGACATTTGCAATCGCCATGGCCGTTATGCTGGCTGTGAACGCAACCGGAACCCTTCGACTTTCACCAGAGGCGGAACTCTACGGTATGGATCTGCATGAACACGGGATCTCAGCTTACCCAGAGTATCAGATTTCACCGTTCGCCGCGCCGACTGGGCTGGCTGTCCAAACTGATGCCGCCACCAAAGCCTCGGGTCTTTCAGCCAAATCGCTGGCTCGTGCCAGTGTCTCCCCTGAGGAATTAACACCCTGA